One genomic segment of Linepithema humile isolate Giens D197 chromosome 5, Lhum_UNIL_v1.0, whole genome shotgun sequence includes these proteins:
- the dome gene encoding cytokine receptor, with protein MSSTDIDSRRMHEEANRCLLHRRSIASRHVGHRYALDVPTMSESCVAHGSFITYNIWGASRTDSAVLSEKDTVLTQKKQSKDNESRLTKNISRSVRSTKKYSSSDKNDATCEWWTNYQWRRNGWTTMYLFFICLLSCATFCASDYVDCSHGLDMLGRTWPEGDIVVEYGKPLKIFCILNQTKVNEKYPDKNASNLSFYRNDKKMPRDFIEVINETTTMLYIEKPRPAIDMYVCKLRIKESPRRTEPVCLNSVAIGTAPEAPSEIDCKSNNWENLTCKWVPKHNFVQTKHAIAFKLPGRVGARTIHPCPEKYAHSMENKCMWDLTTDPIYRQPYPHFTIMMTIQNVLGNLSRNYDFNHYAAVIPARPVNVSVVNITTDSADVVWNVPFPMTSFPPGLHHKILVQNQWESSNEWKLINITTDMHEMHREHHLADLKYANTAYDIRIHLKSAVASDINWGEFASITFRTLSTLPGCPPKTDVGSFHIIEHIANRDVFLYWQTIPQTEQNGNNFMYLINVEDNNHKVLEQANTTSGYYQFKGLGNSNKYHFTISTVNEVGASRERTKIIIPTKEEMPPEPTLFTKIVFNPGAYELSWRPPIAVEDIMNYTIFSCEHNRDSSQCEGYLDWVHIPGNSTVHNMTGLNPEKTYQFAIALNTKRGSSGMVWASCTVIHNKAISKMKSVWINRIGSDYIEVGWKLDCSDRIGIVDGFIIYYCPIKSPHNTNCKIPKQNVTTEAHQMQRVIDNLIPYTTYMLSVAVLTKGGEGLQSDALYNTTLEAAPSTSPLNVTITEVTNTTMYITWALPQAMNGVLRYCEVYYNEHSIKVEEKKNDVKLTGLLAYKNYSVSVAACTVACSKKSPTIYKLTEIGVPGKIATPKVRFMNSSQVLITWDTPQNPAAPAAEYYQIEISHSNEIRNISGLEMQLPIPIDCKASGRDQAYKFRVRAVNAASNDTHLKGPWSDLGEGYCISDGPSFGVWVIIWVIGGVCMIAFLLCLWYTFKRIWLKCRAMQDVEVKLPPGLAPNMKLLQKVGEQHIRQSSADSSAQESVTSSLTAESHVGSDSGTEVDSMAVSPDKLLETLTTWEPIHSSLRQRSVTREPDLISDTVADSWKPYITVAKSGEPVHGETLSLVRPAPNLADNTIYTTSQHTWSSAGYISMPSSEELSNNPSPILRENAINAGSDSSNSSGSSNSSSSGSSSSSGFSAIGTVPKSIGTNFEKDDDVGIMAGTVDDALIPIKPKTKPTSDMYVTLASMEQMEKPKMAINICDVNKLNACVESNKKFELDKLTSQISMPEKATTTTTTTATTTATTTTTSKPYVQIGLIDTVLQKSFAQNTTEQPVQNNR; from the exons ATGTCTTCAACCGACATAGATTCGAGAAGAATGCATGAAGAAGCAAATCGGTGTCTGTTGCATAGACGAAGCATTGCGTCGAGACATGTTGGACATCGATACGCATTGGATGTTCCTACCATGTCGGAATCTTGCGTTGCCCATGGCAGTTTCATAACATACAACATTTGGGGTGCGTCCAGAACTGATAGTGCCGTCCTGTCCGAAAAAGACACTGTTTTAACGCAAAAAAAGCAATCGAAAGACAACGAGTCTCGATTGACAAAGAACATTTCTCGTAGCGTCCGTTCAACTAAGAAATACTCGTCGAGTGATAAAAATGATGCCACATGTGAATGGTGGACGAATTATCAGTGGAGAAGAAATGGTTGGACTACCATGTATCTTTTCTTCATCTGCTTACTATCATGCGCAACATTTTGTGCATCCGATTATGTCGATTGCTCGCACGGATTGGATATGCTAGGga GGACCTGGCCAGAAGGTGACATTGTGGTCGAATATGGTAAACCGTTGaagattttttgtatattaaatcaGACGAaagtaaatgaaaaatatccaGATAAAAATGCTTCGAATCTTTCTTTCTATcgtaatgacaaaaaaatgcCCCGAGATTTTATCGAAGTAATCAATGAAACAACGACAATGTTGTACATCGAAAAACCAAGGCCTGCTATTGACATGTATGTGTGCAAATTACGAATAAAGGAAAGTCCTCGCAGAACCGAACCAGTTTGTCTCAATAGTGTTGCAATTGGAA CCGCTCCTGAAGCACCATCTGAGATAGATTGTAAATCCAATAATTGGGAAAACTTGACCTGTAAATGGGTTCCAAAGCACAATTTCGTTCAAACGAAACATGCGATAGCGTTTAAATTGCCGGGGAGAGTAGGTGCACGAACAATACATCCTTGCCCTGAAAAATATGCGCATTCGATGGAAAACAAATGCATGTGGGATTTGACCACTGATCCTATATACAGACAACCGTACccacattttacaataatgatGACCATACAAAATGTTTTGGGAAATCTTAGCCGTAACTATGATTTTAATCATTACGCTGCTG TTATCCCTGCACGTCCTGTAAACGTGTCGGTGGTTAATATAACAACGGACAGTGCAGATGTGGTCTGGAATGTTCCTTTTCCGATGACTAGTTTTCCACCTGGTTTGCATCACAAAATTTTGGTTCAGAATCAATGGGAGAGTAGTAATGAATGGAAG CTTATCAATATTACAACTGATATGCACGAAATGCATCGTGAACATCATCTTGCCGACTTGAAATACGCTAATACCGCATATGATATTCGAATTCATCTAAAGAGTGCGGTGGCATCAGATATTAATTGGGGTGAATTTGCTTCTATTACGTTCAGGACGCTGTCAACAT TACCTGGGTGTCCACCAAAAACTGATGTTGGCAGTTTTCACATCATCGAGCATATCGCTAACAGGGACGTATTTCTATACTGGCAAACGATACCGCAGACTGAGCAAAACGGCAATAATTTCATGTATCTTATTAATGTGGAAGATAATAATCACAAGGTACTGGAACAAGCCAATACAACCAGTGGATACTATCAATTCAAGGGACTCggaaattctaataaataccATTTTACGATCTCTACGGTAAACGAAGTTGGCGCTAGTAGAGaacgtacaaaaataattataccgACTAAAGAGGAAA TGCCACCGGAACCGACACTGTTTACGAAAATCGTTTTCAATCCTGGAGCTTATGAATTGTCTTGGAGGCCACCGATTGCAGTTGAAGATATTATGAATTATACGATTTTTTCATGCGAACATAATCGTGATTCTTCTCAATGTGAA GGTTATTTGGACTGGGTACACATACCCGGAAACAGCACGGTCCACAATATGACCGGCCTGAATCCAGAGAAGACGTATCAATTCGCGATCGCTCTGAACACTAAGAGAGGCAGCAGTGGCATGGTGTGGGCATCGTGCACAGTAATTCACAACAAGGCGATTAGCAAAATGAAGTCTGTGTGGATCAATCGTATTGGCTCGGATTACATAGAAGTCGGCTGGAAACTCGATTGCTCGGATCGCATCGGAATCGTCGACGGGTTCATCATTTACTATTGTCCCATCAAGTCGCCGCACAACACCAACTGCAAAATTCCCAAGCAGAACGTCACCACCGAAGCGCACCAAATGCAGCGTGTCATCGACAATCTAATACCCTACACTACGTACATGCTGTCAGTCGCGGTGCTGACCAAGGGTGGCGAAGGTTTGCAAAGCGATGCACTGTACAACACCACCCTTGAAGCGGCGCCGTCCACCTCGCCGTTGAACGTGACGATCACCGAAGTAACTAACACGACGATGTATATAACATGGGCGCTGCCACAAGCGATGAACGGTGTGCTTAGGTACTGTGAGGTCTACTACAACGAGCACTCGATAAAGGTGGAGGAGAAGAAGAATGATGTTAAATTGACGGGTCTCTTAGCGTATAAGAATTACAGCGTCAGCGTCGCCGCTTGCACAGTGGCGTGCAGTAAGAAGTCACCGACAATATATAAGCTCACGGAAATTGGTGTGCCTGGTAAAATTGCCACGCCCAAGGTGCGCTTTATGAACTCCAGCCAAGTACTTATCACGTGGGACACGCCGCAAAATCCCGCTGCCCCGGCAGCGGAGTATTATCAAATCGAAATTTCCCACAGCAATGAAATTCGGAATATTTCCGGACTAG AAATGCAACTACCCATTCCCATTGATTGTAAAGCCAGCGGCCGAGATCAGGCGTACAAGTTTCGAGTTAGAGCTGTCAACGCTGCTTCTAACGACACACATTTGAAGGGACCCTGGTCCGATCTCGGGGAAGGATATTGCATCAGCGATG GACCATCGTTCGGAGTATGGGTCATTATATGGGTCATTGGTGGAGTTTGCATGATAGCATTTCTCTTGTGCCTCTGGTATACTTttaaaag AATATGGTTGAAGTGTCGAGCTATGCAAGATGTCGAAGTAAAACTTCCGCCTGGACTCGCTCCAAATATG AAGCTGCTTCAGAAGGTCGGCGAGCAACATATACGACAGTCATCCGCCGATTCGAGTGCTCAAGAATCTGTCACTTCCTCGCTCACAGCGGAATCTCACGTTGGCAGCGACAGTGGCACCGAGGTGGATTCTATGGCAGTGTCGCCCGACAAACTGCTGGAGACTCTAACGACCTGGGAGCCGATCCACTCCAGTCTGCGGCAGAGAAGCGTGACGCGAGAGCCAGATTTAATTTCGGACACTGTAGCCGATTCCTGGAAACCATACATCACGGTTGCCAAGTCGGGTGAGCCGGTTCATGGCGAAACTCTGTCGCTGGTGCGACCCGCGCCCAATCTGGCGGACAACACAATCTACACGACTTCGCAGCATACATGGTCCAGCGCTGGTTACATCAGCATGCCGTCCTCCGAGGAGTTATCGAATAATCCGAGCCCCATATTGCGAGAAAACGCTATTAACGCTGGAAGcgacagcagcaacagcagcggtagtagcaacagcagcagcagcggtagcagcagcagcagcggtTTCAGTGCCATTGGTACCGTTCCTAAATCCATAGGAACGAACTTCGAAAAGGACGATGACGTCGGCATAATGGCGGGCACCGTCGACGACGCCTTAATACCGATCAAACCGAAGACGAAGCCTACGAGTGATATGTATGTGACTTTGGCTTCGATGGAACAGATGGAGAAGCCGAAGATGGCTATCAACATCTGCGATGTGAACAAGCTGAACGCGTGTGTCGAGTCGAACAAGAAGTTCGAGCTGGACAAATTGACGTCGCAAATCAGTATGCCTGAGaaggcgacgacgacgacgacaacgactgCGACGACGACAGCGACAACAACGACGACATCCAAGCCGTATGTTCAGATAGGCCTAATAGACACAGTGCTGCAAAAATCGTTCGCACAGAATACGACTGAGCAGCCGGTGCAAAACAACAGATGA